The following are from one region of the Capsicum annuum cultivar UCD-10X-F1 chromosome 1, UCD10Xv1.1, whole genome shotgun sequence genome:
- the LOC107874940 gene encoding sucrose-phosphatase 1 isoform X2: MTSLTRRFNYSVCYCCSTPKIPSFNYFKSEANIKSNMDRLASAARLMIVSDLDQTMVDHHDPENLSLLRFNALWEANYRESSLLVFSTGRSPILYEELRKEKPMLTPDVTIMSVGTEITYGNSMVPDDGWEALLNNKWDRKIVTEETRKFPELTLQSETEQRPLKVSFYVHKDKAQDIMKTLSKSLEERGLDVKIIYSGGIALDILPQGGGKGQALAYLLKKLKREGKLPNNTLACGDSGNDAELLSIPDVYGVMVANAQEELLEWHAANAKDNPKVIHAAERCAAGIIQAIGHFNLGPSISPRDVTDMSEIKMKNFVPAYEVVKFYLFFEKWRRGEIENSDLYLSNMKAVCRPSDTFVHPSGVEKSLEEYVNTLKKCHGDKKGKQYRIWVDQVLPTQVGSDSWLVSFKKWELCGEERQCCITTVVLSSKNVTVADGLTWTHVHQTWLPGAAASDSATWFF, from the exons ATGACTTCTCTTACGAGAAGGTTCAATTATTCTGTTTGCTACTGCTGCTCCACTCCCAAAATCCCTTCATTCAACTATTTTAAG AGTGAAGCTAATATTAAATCAAACATGGATCGATTAGCCAGTGCTGCACGTCTCATGATAGTCTCAGATCTTGACCAGACAATG GTCGATCATCATGATCCTGAGAACCTCTCTCTGCTTAGGTTCAATGCTTTATGGGAAGCCAATTATCGTGAAAGCTCCTTGTTAGTGTTCTCAACTGGGAGATCACCTATACTTTACGAGGAGTTGAGAAAAGAGAAGCCCATGCTAACGCCAGATGTTACCATTATGTCTGTGGGGACTGAAATAACGTATGGTAACTCGATGGTACCAGATGATGGTTGGGAAGCATTGTTAAATAACAAGTGGGATCGGAAAATAGTGACAGAGGAAACAAGAAAATTTCCTGAACTCACCCTTCAG TCAGAAACCGAGCAACGACCTCTCAAGGTCAGTTTCTATGTTCACAAAGACAAGGCTCAAGATATAATGAAAACTCTTTCGAAGAGCTTGGAAGAACGTGGG TTGGATGTCAAAATAATTTACAGCGGAGGGATAGCTTTAGACATTTTGCCACAAGGTGGTGGCAAAGGACAAGCACTTGCGTATTTgcttaagaaattaaagagaGAGGGAAAATTACCAAACAACACGCTTGCCTGTGGTGACTCTGGAAACGATGCTGAGCTTCTCAGTATCCCAGATGTTTACGGTGTGATG GTAGCGAATGCTCAGGAGGAATTATTAGAATGGCATGCTGCAAATGCGAAAGATAATCCAAAAGTCATTCATGCAGCAGAGAGATGTGCTGCGGGTATAATACAAGCCATTGGACATTTCAACCTGGGACCAAGTATCTCTCCTAGAGACGTTACAGATATGTCAGAAATCAAGATGAAGAATTTTGTTCCTGCTTATGAAGTCGtcaaattttacttgtttttcGAGAAATGGAGGCGTGGAGAGATTGAGAATTCTGACCTTTACTTGTCGAACATGAAAGCCGTTTGC AGACCATCTGATACTTTCGTGCATCCATCTGGAGTTGAGAAATCTCTTGAGGAATACGTAAATACATTGAAAAAGTGTCATGGGGACAAAAAGGGTAAGCAATATCGTATTTGGGTTGATCAAGTCTTACCTACACAGGTTGGTTCAGATTCATGGTTAGTGAGTTTCAAGAAATGGGAGCTTTGCG GCGAAGAGCGACAATGTTGCATAACTACCGTCGTATTGAGTTCAAAG AATGTGACCGTTGCAGATGGGCTCACTTGGACACACGTGCATCAGACTTGGCTGCCGGGAGCAGCAGCAAGTGACTCCGCGACCTGGTTCTTTTAG
- the LOC107847443 gene encoding uncharacterized protein LOC107847443 gives MVDLHMNKFSRILLIISLISISISSQITIANGLKIPPRPSPINNKNKIKNLVTSLMVSLMAKTEEFVKRIVLTRLAIELDEYKKDYLETCKEVYEDAVDAMKSTLKDVNEGNYYKANVDVSAVSENMETCKECVKEIYGDDPEFTKFDNWSHGIIEDALTRITRISR, from the coding sequence atggttgATCTCCACATGAACAAATTTTCAAGAATTTTGCTTATTATTTCCCTAATTTCCATCTCCATTTCATCTCAAATAACAATAGCAAATGGCCTAAAAATTCCCCCTAGACCTTCTCctatcaataataaaaataaaataaaaaatcttgttACTTCCCTCATGGTTTCATTGATGGCGAAAACTGAGGAATTCGTAAAAAGAATTGTTCTGACGCGTTTAGCTATCGAGCTAGACGAGTACAAAAAAGATTATCTAGAAACATGTAAAGAGGTATACGAAGACGCAGTCGACGCAATGAAAAGTACATTAAAAGATGTCAATGAAGGGAATTATTACAAAGCAAATGTGGATGTTAGTGCAGTATCAGAAAATATGGAAACTTGCAAAGAATGTGTCAAAGAAATATATGGTGATGATCCTGAATttacaaaatttgataattggTCACATGGTATTATTGAAGATGCATTAACTAGAATTACTAGGATCAGCAggtaa
- the LOC107874940 gene encoding sucrose-phosphatase 1 isoform X1, producing MTSLTRRFNYSVCYCCSTPKIPSFNYFKMLDECGSAKSEANIKSNMDRLASAARLMIVSDLDQTMVDHHDPENLSLLRFNALWEANYRESSLLVFSTGRSPILYEELRKEKPMLTPDVTIMSVGTEITYGNSMVPDDGWEALLNNKWDRKIVTEETRKFPELTLQSETEQRPLKVSFYVHKDKAQDIMKTLSKSLEERGLDVKIIYSGGIALDILPQGGGKGQALAYLLKKLKREGKLPNNTLACGDSGNDAELLSIPDVYGVMVANAQEELLEWHAANAKDNPKVIHAAERCAAGIIQAIGHFNLGPSISPRDVTDMSEIKMKNFVPAYEVVKFYLFFEKWRRGEIENSDLYLSNMKAVCRPSDTFVHPSGVEKSLEEYVNTLKKCHGDKKGKQYRIWVDQVLPTQVGSDSWLVSFKKWELCGEERQCCITTVVLSSKNVTVADGLTWTHVHQTWLPGAAASDSATWFF from the exons ATGACTTCTCTTACGAGAAGGTTCAATTATTCTGTTTGCTACTGCTGCTCCACTCCCAAAATCCCTTCATTCAACTATTTTAAG atgctagatgaatgtgggtcggcaaag AGTGAAGCTAATATTAAATCAAACATGGATCGATTAGCCAGTGCTGCACGTCTCATGATAGTCTCAGATCTTGACCAGACAATG GTCGATCATCATGATCCTGAGAACCTCTCTCTGCTTAGGTTCAATGCTTTATGGGAAGCCAATTATCGTGAAAGCTCCTTGTTAGTGTTCTCAACTGGGAGATCACCTATACTTTACGAGGAGTTGAGAAAAGAGAAGCCCATGCTAACGCCAGATGTTACCATTATGTCTGTGGGGACTGAAATAACGTATGGTAACTCGATGGTACCAGATGATGGTTGGGAAGCATTGTTAAATAACAAGTGGGATCGGAAAATAGTGACAGAGGAAACAAGAAAATTTCCTGAACTCACCCTTCAG TCAGAAACCGAGCAACGACCTCTCAAGGTCAGTTTCTATGTTCACAAAGACAAGGCTCAAGATATAATGAAAACTCTTTCGAAGAGCTTGGAAGAACGTGGG TTGGATGTCAAAATAATTTACAGCGGAGGGATAGCTTTAGACATTTTGCCACAAGGTGGTGGCAAAGGACAAGCACTTGCGTATTTgcttaagaaattaaagagaGAGGGAAAATTACCAAACAACACGCTTGCCTGTGGTGACTCTGGAAACGATGCTGAGCTTCTCAGTATCCCAGATGTTTACGGTGTGATG GTAGCGAATGCTCAGGAGGAATTATTAGAATGGCATGCTGCAAATGCGAAAGATAATCCAAAAGTCATTCATGCAGCAGAGAGATGTGCTGCGGGTATAATACAAGCCATTGGACATTTCAACCTGGGACCAAGTATCTCTCCTAGAGACGTTACAGATATGTCAGAAATCAAGATGAAGAATTTTGTTCCTGCTTATGAAGTCGtcaaattttacttgtttttcGAGAAATGGAGGCGTGGAGAGATTGAGAATTCTGACCTTTACTTGTCGAACATGAAAGCCGTTTGC AGACCATCTGATACTTTCGTGCATCCATCTGGAGTTGAGAAATCTCTTGAGGAATACGTAAATACATTGAAAAAGTGTCATGGGGACAAAAAGGGTAAGCAATATCGTATTTGGGTTGATCAAGTCTTACCTACACAGGTTGGTTCAGATTCATGGTTAGTGAGTTTCAAGAAATGGGAGCTTTGCG GCGAAGAGCGACAATGTTGCATAACTACCGTCGTATTGAGTTCAAAG AATGTGACCGTTGCAGATGGGCTCACTTGGACACACGTGCATCAGACTTGGCTGCCGGGAGCAGCAGCAAGTGACTCCGCGACCTGGTTCTTTTAG